tcctttgaATACTTGCTGAGCTTGGTACATTTGCTTTGACAGGTCCTTGCAAGGACAGAATACCTGAGTAAATGTCAACCAGCCTCATTGttgtataatactgtaacaatgAGGGCCTGAGCaatgaacaaaaatgtaaaCCACGGTGACTATTAGGGGAACAAGAAATGATTGATACACTAATATGTTTTGTGATGGagtatggatttttttttattaatatttatcacattttttattagtttttatctgagaaaaaaaaatctattgatATGGAAATGTAAAAGgtaactttataaaaaaaagttatagtGGAAaagtgattatttattgttgaaaaaaaattgaataaataaataaaaataaaataaatataaaccttCTTCTACAAACATACAAGGTGACCAGTTAAACACATTCCCACACAGGTCAACATGTTAAGTTAAGCCAGGCGTACACCATACAAACTGAGGCCACTGCTGACCTAATTTTTGAGACTGATACATGCCTGATTTGAAGTCGGGCCAAATGTCAGCCTGATCATGTGTCGTTTGCCATTTACAAGGGGGCACTAGAACCGATCACGGCCTGATCAGATGATCCAGACTAGTTTGATCGATTTCTGGCATGTACGAAACTTTAGCCAGCCTGTAGCACACTCTGGCACCATGAAAGTAGAGCCACAAGCGTGTTCCACAACTTCAGAGCTCTTTTCCTTGATGCGCCTGCACAAAATAACAGACAGCATCTGAAAGCACTATGACAACATGCCTGgtgatcagccataacattattaCCACCTGTGCAGTCCAATAAAACAACTCCACTACATATTCTACAAAGTTCCTACATTTTCAGGTTTTGCTGACAGGTCAGAAAGGTGATAATTGTACTTTATATTTACTGCTGAACTTGTATGTTCTGATCTCAATATTAATATGTTGGAGCTTTTAAAGGAAACTTCAACGATTATCACAGCTTAGAGCATTAAGACATGTTTGACAGGTAGACGCTACAATGTGAGCACATAAATTGTCAGCCTCGGCCCTGTGTCATAACCAAAGACTGTAGAAATAATAGAcacagtatccgtgacgtcacccatctgtttctgaagcgctgttttgaagccactcgttggcgggagccatattggaaatgctgaacgcaacctaactgctgtcgagctattgtgacgtaaagaggtgggctttgagcctcctagccaacagctacagtgttcccgcctgtcataAAGTCAGTCTTGCccctcataatggaaaacttgtaatcttaatattgaaactgccacgttatgaaaaattcaaccccctgtacagtgtgtgccgatcgagaaatctCTGTCACAGATGTACACAGGTTCATCCAGGCGTTCTGGGACCAGTGCATCATGTCTTTGATGTAGTTCTTATCAGTCACAAAGTGAATACCCAGCAGGTAAGTATCGCTGTAGGATGAGTGGAAGGCCTGGAAGCTGTGACACAGTTTCTCCTCGACTGCCAGACGAGCTAGACGACTGCTCAGATGCCTTCCACCACCGTaggtggtgtgtatgtggtttctggtacttctggagccagcctcaagtggacacttgagaaactgcagtttttaaaactgtcacattggcttcaattttccgggccagaggttgccgcttggtcatgaCAAGTCAATGAGTTCACTTTCCACCACGACACCTACAAAATCACCTTGATCTATCTAAAATACTTTAGTGGTTAACAGAGTTAAAATCATCATTCAAGTCAAGTAATACTAGTACTTAAAGGTTGTTGTCATCAATATGTGTTCTAGAAATTGTTTACTACTTTTTACAGGGCAACCTCTGTGCTGTGATATGTCCTAAAACCTGAAAGGGTTGTATAATACATGTGCAGATCCCACTGAttgaatgtaaaaacaaaactaagatGTTATGCTTAGGATGATAttctttaaaagataaatagtTTTCTTAAAAGTAGAGTAAAAATAACTAACGTATCATTGTTTACTTACAGTATTGACCATTGAGTAACTATTCAAATACAGCCAATGCAATTCTGCAGATACTGAGGACCCAAAAAGATAACTAACAGTTAGTGTGGCACTAACATCCATTACTGACCATAAATACTGTAGTTCTGTGAAAGCAACAAGTAGTCCCCATAATAACCCCCCCTACCACCCTCCAAACCTGCCACAGAATCAGGTGAAATACTTATTTTTGAGTCTGAAAAACTAATTAGTAGGAACAATGGAAGAACAACTTTATTTCACATGGTGGAAAATGAAACTGTGTTGTGAAAGTGGCCCCAGAGCAAGCGGGACAAAACAAACGGACAAACAAGTCTTTTTGTGGAAGTGGAGTGAATAAATTCTTTTAATTATCCAATTGTGTTTCTAATGCGCTCAAACTAAAAGGCGGTTGGCTTTTAGGAAATGCAATGTCATATCACAGAAGCccaaaggcaaaataaaaagtgaacacacacgctcacacacacacatacattcttGTACTGGCCACCGGGGTCCCTTAATGAGGCCTGGTGGTTTGTTGTGTGAAACTGCGGAGGTGTCGTTTTAATCACTGGAGTCAGTGTGGCGTGGCGTAAGTTGGCCCTTTTTTAATTACCTTACTGATTGAGCACAGTCAAGGATGGGGGAGCCTGCCCACACTCTGCATGCCAGCCTATGTACAACCAGCCCcttcccctcacacacaccttccaCGACCTGTTCTATACCGTCTGATGAACAAGTAACATTCAGATGTCCTCTGCCGGATGTGTCAAGAGACAAGGGATGTGTACCCACACATTAAAGACAATAAGGCCAAAAACTTTGGGGGTGAGAGAGGGATAagtggagagatggagggagataatgtgtttgtttgaaaccTTCTACACACTTCTATCACTAAAACAGTGTTACTTAATTAACCCTGCATCAGTGCTCTATTTGATACTATCTTCAGTGACAGATTTCTTTCATATGTGATTCATCTCTAAAACTTTATTCCTAAATGACTTTGTTCTTTTCCATTCATGATTATAGAGATGCCTTTTATAATGTGgatttaaaagtgacatatcatgcaaaattgactttttaatggttctctacctgaaatatgtttccctggcatgtctacaaaccccccgaaaatgaaaaaaatccattctgcccctgttctgatttctacacctttctgtaaatgtgtgtgaaacgagccgtttcagacttccgtgtttttgttacgtaaaaacaatatccggtctgtcacggagtcagagctcggagcttgttcagcccatagactgtataaaataatactgaatccctccccgtttttcattacctgcacaaatgtgtgctaacaaggagcttaggagggaggcatgctagttgtaggctgtcttaataaacacaaaggtcggttttactccccacatctgcagatttgaagatctagtggatgatttttatttatcatggataagtgctagcgctagttagcatagctacatagctacatgtcgtagctgtagctgtgtaccaagacacacgtcgacatactgacaaataaaacaacaagaaacagaatctgtgaccaatccttcataaaaggtcctgctgcctttctggcagaggtcggttttactccccacgtctgcagatttgaagatctagtggatgatttttatttatcatggataagtgctagcgctagttagcatagccacatagctacatgttcatagctgtgtaccaagacacacgtcgacatactgataaataaaacaacaagaaacactaaatctgtgaccaatcgttcagaaaggtcctgctacaggcgcctctccgtcaggatcagattcagagggttgaagtaacgcaatctctgagcagccgtgtatattcagccaacatgtaaacattagatcaacgtgctggagagccgaggccacacccacttcctgagggggcgtggtcagagggaaaacagagtgttctgaggaggactgaggaagagggcttttcaggcatgccaaaatctgatttcaaagtgtttttttgagcataaactttaaagacatgttttggggacctcttagaccaatatatattgatgaaaaaagcgtgatatgtcacctttaaaaggacTGCATTTGACAGAGgtgaaaacaaatgcaaaacaaatttCTGATTTGAAGATAATTTGACCAACCTGTTATCAAGTAGTTGATGTTTCAAGCACATCTTAagagcaataaaaaaacatgtatttggAAGGTCCACCTGTTGAATCGAAGCCCAATTAACTAAACAAATCcttaagaaaaaaatctgtgccCATATTCACACTCTGAGAACACTGAGAGCGCAGGGAGTGCCACTATATGAGTGATTTGGGACTTCTTTGAGTAACTCTGAGCGACACAGACTGTGCCATTGCCTCTAGCACTGCATGGCAGCACTTGGGTCTGATCACACTTGAGGCTCACTGTGGCACTTCCTCATGTTGTTTCCCTGCTGTCTACATCTTTGCATGTGTTGGACTCACTCTCAGATGTACGTCACTTCGGATAAAAGTGTGTGCTAAATGAAACTAACAATTGTAGAAACCCTTCTCTGAGTGagggtcatgttttttttatcttacgGGGCTGGAGAGGTTGGCAGCCTGTTGCAGCAGCTCCTAACTGCTTTTACTTTTTATACTTATTTAAACTCTCTTGTTTGCACAATTAGTGTTCAAAAGTTGTGTTTGCGTTTTGTTAACTTGTTTGCACTACAGCAGCGTTTTGGTTGTGGATTATTACTGGCAAAGTAACTTGTTATTCTGACTTTTCACTGCTTGCTTACTGCCTGCAATTACAACTATTTACACCATGTGTAACTTGTATATCTTTAAattgtattcttattttattaaaaaagaattgttttactttatttaaatgtatacttTATATGTGCTCTATTATTCTTGCACTGCTCAATCAATtaagtattatcttatcttatgttccTAGTTATGCACATTCTTTCAAAAGCTGTGATTAGttgttaaaaaagagagaaaaagatcaATTAAAACACTAGCAGTGATCATGGGTAAAGATCGGCCTAATCATAGAATCTAGTCAGACATTGTAATTATGTACAATATGTGATGTGTAAATTGTAAGCCATACTTTGAAAGCATAAAGCATACAAAAATACAGTGGCCTCTTTACATGCTGATAGTCATAttacagtgtttcccacacatggACTAgaccagaggttcccaaacttatcagcctgtgacccccaaaatataggtgccaaagacgtgcaacccccactgtcctcaaagggattaaatgttgcttcatactttaactggtctgcagaaaattagcctgcacacacatggctgtgtttcctgtgctgataTGAATTAACCAGTCACAAAActtgcttttgctttcagtcCCCTGAGTGTGTCTTGAAACGGGTAAAAATAGTTTTAGATacgctgctcctgcagcctcgaacctgctgcaggagagcctgggtttgagtgagcttgtctctttaaatgtttttaaaagcagactgaaggctcttgatgaagatgcttcagtttgtagatgctttgactgatgacttttgttctgaaacccatgatatgttgtaatgttttagaattttgtgttgtttgtttgtaactttttgtgtaatgtgctgctgctgatcctgCCCACGCAGAAGTGttctaaactgcagttcatcgagcgtccgcttgaggctggctgtagaaacaccggaaaccacatacacacccattaaaaaaaaaaacgatctttacagcaatagcaaacatgtttacagcctggtacaaaaaacggttTGGATCCGAATAGCTAATTCCTCTATCCGCAcaaactgtacagggggtgaagtATTTCATATtgtgacagttcagaagttaagattacgagttttgcccatttagggacatgactgacttgactgacagtagggaacactgtagctgctggctaggaggctcaaagcccgcctctttacctcacactagctcgacagaagttaggtttcattcagcattttgaatatggctcccgccgacaatttgcttcaaaacagcgttcaagAACAGATGAgtggcgtcacggatactacgtccactatttatacagtctctggtgATGTTTAATATCAACTTTCTCATCTTGTTGATTTACAAATTTTTGTGCAGCTTATTGAAGTTGATGCCGATGTAACTCTGCACTCTATTATAGTTTTGCTACGTCACTAATAACAAGTCTTCTTTCATGAGGACCAGAGCATGAGTCAAACTGTTGCATTTTCCCAGTCTTCAAGTATATTACAATTCTTACATATTCTAGTCTTTTGTTATATATTATTGTTGTGATCCAAAATATTGCCCTGGGTGGGTGAGAATATCTCTGACCCACCCGTAGACTGTATGATGACATGATCACTCCACGATCCAATCCGTAGCGTTTGATTAActcactgtctctccctctcaatGTCTTCCTGCCATTTTCTCCTGAACTGAGAAACTCTTAAGCCTTTAAAAAGTCCTCCTTACTGCTTCTAACAGTTTTTCATCTTTGGAGCTCTCTTAAGACCTAAGACGCTCTGTGAAGAACTTTTATCTTTACCAGGATCTAGTCTGAACTTCAAGGGGAAATTCTTCAAAAACATCACAATTTTTAGAATTTTCTTCGACTGCCAGCACCAGGATCAACTGTACCAGGAAGCTTTATGGATACAGCTCCTAGCCTTCAAAACACAAATTGCTCAGGAAGATCACAAAGTAGGTGTGAATCTTTCCCCTGATGTTTGGTGCTGGAAAGGTGGAGTCATGCTTTGAGTTTTTAGAGGCGAGTTGTGAGAAACATCTGCAGTCATAGAGGTCACTGATGACAGAGCCAAAATAACTCTTTGGTTTTACTTTGAGTAATTTGGTCTCACATGTGGAGTTAGGGGACAACGCTTCCCAGATCGGTTCAAGTGAAAACTACCGCCAGATATAGTCTCACTATTTCCAATGTTCCCCTGAACCACAGGATGGAGAAGGGTTACCGTGACAGCTAGAGATCCACTGTGACAAGGCAGAATGGAGGGCCACTAATTACGGCATCAATTCATTAACACTGTAACAAGAAAGAATTAATCATTTCATTAACAGTGTGGGGATGGTAATGAATCATAATATGACTAAGGccgtttttaaaatgaagactaATTACAAGTTTTAGGAAAAGTTAAGACAAAAAGCTTAAGGTGGCTCAAAGTAAACACCCACACAatgaaaacatcattaaaattcaataaagctggacttaaaaaataaatccatggACAGTTCAGTCGCTCATAACCTTTGGCTGTTAATTAAACAGGCTGCTGAAGAAGCCACACATACGTTCAGGATAATAATGAGCCATTGACAAAGGAAGAATTAATTTCTTTGGGTTTTATGAACTAATAATCGCCCGTTTCTTGTTAGAATAAACAAGGCATGTGTATTCTGCGGCCTTGTAAGTCAGAAATTACAGATTCACAGTTTCATGATTTAATAATGTGTTTAGTCTCCAGCTGCATAAGCATTGAGATCAAAtcctctcatcactatcatcgctctctctctctctctctctctctctctctctctcttattcttctctatccctctttccaaccccaactcggtctcagcagatgtctgtctaacatgagtctggttctgctcgaggtttttgcctgttaaaaggacgtttttccttgctgctgtaactagctaaatactacgaggtgcaatgctaatggtggattaagatgagatgagactttggctgttttcaaaactgcctactatactagcagtatgtagtGATTTGGCCAACATTCAgcatgcagtatgtgaacaggagcaaaatctgcagtatgccaaaacttccaggatgtcgtactgatttaggaaaatttctcagtatgaaTCAGACAagtctccctcgcgtactgtttcccacaatgcacagcgctaatgttACGCTCTCATCTTGGCCGTTGTtcacttccgctttccgaaaccggaaatccagtgacaccTGACTCAGCATACTTTTCAGGCAACATTTCCAATCTGACTTATATTTCTAACTGGTGGACTCGCCCGCTACTGGCCATTAAGAACAATTCATGTTTGAGGCTTCTGAATTGGCTTCACTTCACAAAAAATAAACCAGGGTGGAAAGcagcaatgcacacacacaatgctaACGCAAAATATCATCACATTTTTTTGAAGTGTTCAAAGACCGGGAAAACAGAGATTATACAATTATGTTCACATGTCAGTATGCAGTACTTACTGCATattacattcgtaggtagtatgaaGTAGgattgcaaaggggtggaaaatttctgctaaatttccatgggaagttgagctggggaattttggaaatattccaaattggaaactttccatgggaattatgagaattgagggtaatttaatggaaaggtatcatatccaaacataaatatttgttttgttataagcagacatccatccaaaaatagaaatcatctgtgcttcatgtgatggaggagtgcacagtgcatgtagggggcgtggtctcagtagctctgcagtaagcagtgtgctatgtgcatgtgattgaggaatagcatagatattcaactggacttgcatgaaatctggttgttttagtcaggattatgctaaaatatttttccccaactataattaagttccctattaagagccaaccttcaatttagtaaatgaatggtttattcccgttaattcccataaattcccacgGAAAGTtcccaactttgaaaattcacagaATTTTTCCAACCATAGTATGAagcaggcggttttgaaaacaaacctggatcttatcctgtctggatgtttggtctttgtttataatattACATTGAGTACGGTCtggacctgctatgtttgtaaaagcgtcttcggataacgtttgttgtgatttggcgctatacaaataaagattgattaaaaaAGCATTCAGTAAATTTGGTCAAACTCACCAGCTGGtgcaggaggaggtggtggaggaggtggtggtgaaCTCGGCTCAGGCACCACCACTGGCTCGGGGATAGGAGTAAGAGTTACTGGTTCCACTGGGGGCTGAGGAGGAGGTGCAACTGGTTCACAAGGAGCAATAAACTCAGGCAGGGGAGGGGAAGCGAATGGCTCAGCAGGCTGCGGGGGCAAAGTGTCACCTAATGGTGGCAGGAAGGTGGCAGGCTCAAAAACAGGAGGGGAGGACAGAGACTCTGATTCAGGGAAAGAGGCAGCAAGGATTGGTTCAAAatgcacaggaggaggaggagctggcaTGGGTTCGGCTTCAAATGAAGAAGCAATGGTTTCAATAACCTGTAGAGGAGCAATGGGTTCAattacaggaggaggaggaggaggagcaatgGGTTCAattacaggaggaggaggagcaatgGACTGAATTATGGGAGGAGGTGGCTCAATTacaaggggaggaggaggagcaagcAGAGCAATTTCTTCCACCACAGTGGGAGCATGGCAGGGAGGGGGAGCAGATACAGGCAAAATTACCggctcaacagcagcaggagcaagACAAGGAGGTGCTACCACAGGCTCCAAAGCAGGAGCAGCAACagtatcagcagcagcagcagcagcagggggtgCTGAAGCTGGGAACACCATGTCAATAATGGTGGGTGCTGCTACCTGTTCAATAGGAGGTTGAGAAACAGGAGGTGGTGGCGGTGGTAGTGGTGCTGGTGCTGCAACTGTCTCTGTGGCTGGTggagctggtggtggaggaggaggagctggaggtgcAATAGGTTCTACaaaggaaggagggggaggaggaggcagagaggtgaTTGGGTCAAATGGAGGAGGCACTGgatgcaggagaggagagggagtgaAGATAGGCGCCGTGGAAGGTGGTGGAGTGGGAGCCTGGTGGAGTTTGGGAGGAGCTACAGGTTCCTTCATTCGGTTGATGACATTCTCGGATAGCTGCAAAGGACAGTGGGAGAAAAATGTCAGCAGGAATTAGAATATTATGTATATTTCACATATGTATTTGGGATGCACCCATCCCACAGTACCGATACTGAACCGATCCGATCCCatgttgatttaacaatctctattccttaatatGAGGTAAAACTAGGaatcatgttttaaataaatgaacatttttaaactgacagcatcattattcaagagattataaatgtgccAGCAGTTTGGtaagttaatcttcataaccaacagatattacaattcaactttaaacctcagcagtggataagaggaattaaatgtTCTGTATAATATCTGGCCGATATcggataccaggatcggatcagtgCATCCATGCATCtttaaaagagacacaaagtgGCAAATGTGAGTCACTCTGGACACAGCTAGACTTACCTGCTATACATCTTTATGCTACACTAGTCTGATCCTGACTCGGTATCTCTACATTATGTCTGCATAGCTTCGATACCAATCTGTTTATGCAACCACTACAGCACTAGCATAAACCGGATTACCCCCCATGGAAAGACAACCTTGAATGGTTTCCATGCCAAATGAGTAAA
Above is a genomic segment from Notolabrus celidotus isolate fNotCel1 chromosome 21, fNotCel1.pri, whole genome shotgun sequence containing:
- the chchd3a gene encoding coiled-coil-helix-coiled-coil-helix domain containing 3a isoform X1: MGANNSTRRVSFESDENENITVVKGIRLSENVINRMKEPVAPPKLHQAPTPPPSTAPIFTPSPLLHPVPPPFDPITSLPPPPPPSFVEPIAPPAPPPPPPAPPATETVAAPAPLPPPPPPVSQPPIEQVAAPTIIDMVFPASAPPAAAAAADTVAAPALEPVVAPPCLAPAAVEPVILPVSAPPPCHAPTVVEEIALLAPPPPLVIEPPPPIIQSIAPPPPVIEPIAPPPPPPVIEPIAPLQVIETIASSFEAEPMPAPPPPVHFEPILAASFPESESLSSPPVFEPATFLPPLGDTLPPQPAEPFASPPLPEFIAPCEPVAPPPQPPVEPVTLTPIPEPVVVPEPSSPPPPPPPPPAPAVDEEALRKKITAELYKGLEQDRAKAEQELQAWLESEKARSAAQVQAEAQSQVQDEVSRILSVERAVANESLQQAVLRERITTEDEQLRAQLFAKQLEAREADLKKQDVFYREQVARLEERSAQFYKVTTENYHKAADQVNAKFKRYEMFPVCSDLQGQILACYRDNAGKTLNCSNIAALYLKCVNNAKQNKLRTGG